The following proteins are co-located in the Pseudomonas fluorescens genome:
- a CDS encoding DUF1302 domain-containing protein → MTSVNQFWRRARLPLAVSLASTLAGPAFGVSFNIGEIEGSFDSSLSVGASWSTAGRNKDLIGANNGGRGLSQTSDDGHLNFNKGDSFSKIFKGIHDLELKYGDTGIFVRGKYWYDFALQNEDLDFKNVSNDNRKEGAKSSGGQILDAFVYHNYTIADQPGNVRLGKQVVSWGESTFIGGGINSINPIDVSAFRRPGAEIKEGLIPVNMFYVSQTLTDNLSAEAFYQLEWDQTVVDNCGTFFSQPDVIADGCSNNLRVLNKRSTIPGAALPTLNALGVDVNNEGVLVRRGGDRDARDSGQFGVAMHYNFEPLDTEFGAYFMNYHSRAPIFSATGAPNSAYTRPLGPLAALRPLIVAGSSNYFVEYPEDIRLYGLSFSTTLPTGTAWSGELSYRPNAPVQLSTTDILYAGVTPIPGFGNASVLKGTPGQDLHGYNRKEVTQFQTTFTHFFDQVMGATRLTTVGEIGVTHVGGLESKNQARYGRDPVFGPGTLPGGFCNALNNSTANGAGLPNASGLNTNCNNDGYTTATSWGYRARAIWEYPDVFAGVNLKPNVAWSHDVKGYSPGPGGNFEEGRKAVSLGVDAEYQNTYTVGLNYTNFFGGKFTTVDDRDFIALSAGVNF, encoded by the coding sequence ATGACCTCAGTAAACCAGTTCTGGCGCCGGGCAAGACTGCCCCTGGCCGTCAGTCTCGCTTCTACGCTCGCCGGGCCCGCATTCGGCGTCAGTTTCAACATCGGTGAAATCGAAGGTAGCTTTGACTCATCCCTGTCGGTAGGGGCGAGCTGGTCGACTGCCGGTCGCAATAAAGACCTGATCGGTGCCAACAACGGTGGCAGGGGGTTATCGCAAACCTCCGATGACGGTCACCTGAACTTCAACAAGGGCGACTCCTTCTCGAAGATCTTCAAGGGTATCCATGACCTTGAGTTGAAATATGGCGACACCGGCATCTTTGTGCGTGGCAAGTACTGGTATGACTTCGCGCTGCAAAACGAAGACCTGGACTTCAAGAACGTCAGCAACGACAACCGTAAAGAGGGCGCCAAGTCCTCTGGCGGGCAGATTCTCGATGCCTTCGTCTACCACAACTACACCATCGCCGATCAGCCGGGTAACGTGCGTCTTGGCAAGCAGGTCGTGAGCTGGGGCGAAAGTACGTTCATTGGCGGCGGTATCAACTCGATCAACCCGATCGATGTGTCTGCATTCCGCCGTCCGGGCGCCGAGATCAAGGAAGGCCTGATTCCGGTCAACATGTTCTACGTGTCCCAGACCCTCACCGACAACCTCTCCGCAGAGGCGTTCTACCAGTTGGAGTGGGACCAGACCGTGGTGGATAACTGCGGTACGTTCTTCTCGCAGCCGGACGTGATTGCCGATGGTTGCAGTAACAACCTGCGCGTCTTGAACAAGCGTTCTACCATTCCTGGCGCGGCGTTGCCAACCCTTAACGCGCTTGGCGTCGATGTGAACAACGAAGGCGTGCTGGTGCGTCGTGGCGGTGATCGTGATGCACGCGACAGCGGCCAGTTCGGCGTGGCCATGCACTACAACTTCGAGCCGCTGGACACTGAGTTCGGCGCGTACTTCATGAACTACCACAGCCGTGCGCCGATCTTCAGTGCAACCGGTGCGCCAAACTCGGCCTACACCCGTCCGCTGGGGCCATTGGCGGCATTGCGTCCGTTGATCGTGGCGGGCAGTTCGAATTACTTCGTTGAGTACCCGGAAGATATCCGCCTCTATGGTTTGAGCTTCTCCACCACGTTGCCTACCGGCACCGCCTGGAGTGGCGAGTTGAGCTATCGGCCAAACGCGCCGGTACAGCTGAGCACCACCGATATTCTGTATGCGGGCGTCACACCGATTCCGGGCTTCGGCAATGCGTCGGTGCTCAAGGGCACGCCGGGTCAGGACCTGCATGGTTACAACCGCAAGGAAGTGACTCAATTCCAGACCACGTTTACGCACTTCTTCGACCAGGTGATGGGCGCCACCCGCCTGACAACCGTGGGCGAAATCGGCGTGACCCATGTGGGCGGCCTGGAGAGCAAAAACCAGGCACGTTATGGCCGTGATCCGGTCTTTGGTCCCGGCACCCTGCCTGGCGGTTTCTGCAACGCACTCAACAATTCGACAGCCAACGGCGCAGGCCTGCCCAATGCGTCCGGCCTGAACACCAACTGCAACAATGACGGCTACACCACGGCGACATCCTGGGGTTACCGCGCCCGGGCGATCTGGGAATACCCGGATGTGTTTGCCGGTGTGAACCTCAAGCCCAACGTGGCCTGGTCCCATGACGTCAAAGGTTACTCGCCAGGCCCTGGCGGCAACTTTGAAGAGGGTCGTAAGGCCGTCAGCCTGGGTGTCGATGCCGAGTACCAGAACACCTACACCGTCGGCCTGAACTACACCAACTTCTTTGGTGGCAAATTCACCACGGTGGATGATCGCGATTTCATCGCTCTGAGCGCCGGCGTGAACTTCTAA
- a CDS encoding DUF1329 domain-containing protein has protein sequence MKITKSLLHVGVLGLSIMAGSVMAAVSADEAAKLGTTLTPMGAEMAGNAAGTIPKWSPLPTNAGAVDARGFLANPYASEQPQFTITAQNVEQYKDKLAPGQYAMFKRYPDTFKMPVYPTHRGATVPADVFAAIKKNATTTNLVSGGNGLENFETAVPFPIPKSGVEVIWNHITRYRGGSVTRLVTQATPQTNGSFSLVYFRDQFVFRDKMKDFDPKNPGNVLFYFKQQVTAPARLAGGVLLVHETLDQVKEPRSAWVYNAGQRRVRRAPQVSYDGPGTAADGLRTSDNLDMYNGAPDRYDWKLEGKKEIYIASNSYKIDDPKLKYVDIIKAGHINQDLARYELRRVWHVVATLKEGQRHIYAKRDFFIDEDTWQAAVIDHYDGRGQLWRVAEAHAENYYDKQVPWYALETLYDLQSGRYLALGMKNEEKQAYDFGFTATTSDFTPAALRQDGVR, from the coding sequence ATGAAAATAACTAAAAGTCTGTTGCATGTGGGTGTGCTTGGGCTGTCGATCATGGCGGGGAGCGTCATGGCGGCAGTCTCGGCGGATGAGGCGGCCAAACTGGGCACGACCCTGACACCGATGGGCGCCGAAATGGCCGGTAACGCGGCCGGCACCATTCCGAAATGGTCGCCACTGCCGACCAATGCCGGCGCTGTGGATGCCCGTGGTTTCCTGGCCAATCCGTATGCCAGCGAACAACCGCAGTTCACCATCACCGCGCAGAACGTCGAGCAGTACAAAGACAAGCTGGCGCCGGGGCAGTACGCGATGTTCAAGCGTTACCCGGACACCTTCAAGATGCCGGTCTACCCGACGCATCGCGGCGCCACGGTGCCGGCCGATGTGTTTGCCGCTATCAAGAAGAACGCCACTACCACCAACCTGGTGTCGGGCGGCAACGGCCTGGAAAACTTCGAAACCGCTGTGCCGTTCCCGATTCCCAAGAGCGGTGTTGAGGTTATCTGGAACCACATCACCCGTTATCGCGGCGGCAGTGTGACCCGTCTGGTTACCCAGGCCACCCCGCAAACCAATGGTTCGTTCAGCCTGGTGTACTTCCGCGACCAGTTCGTGTTCCGCGACAAGATGAAGGACTTTGACCCGAAAAACCCGGGCAACGTGCTGTTTTACTTCAAGCAGCAAGTGACCGCGCCGGCGCGTCTGGCCGGTGGTGTACTGTTGGTGCACGAAACCCTCGACCAGGTCAAAGAGCCGCGTTCGGCGTGGGTCTACAACGCCGGCCAGCGCCGTGTACGCCGGGCACCGCAAGTGTCCTATGACGGGCCGGGCACCGCTGCCGATGGCCTGCGTACCTCTGACAACCTCGACATGTACAACGGCGCGCCCGACCGCTACGACTGGAAGCTGGAAGGCAAAAAAGAAATCTACATCGCCTCCAACAGCTACAAGATCGACGATCCGAAACTCAAGTATGTCGACATCATCAAGGCCGGCCACATCAACCAGGACCTGGCACGCTATGAGCTGCGCCGCGTCTGGCACGTGGTCGCGACCTTGAAGGAAGGCCAGCGCCACATCTACGCCAAACGTGACTTCTTCATCGACGAAGACACCTGGCAAGCAGCCGTCATCGATCACTACGACGGTCGTGGCCAGCTGTGGCGCGTCGCCGAAGCCCATGCCGAGAACTACTACGACAAACAAGTGCCGTGGTACGCCCTGGAAACCCTCTACGACCTGCAGTCCGGCCGCTACCTGGCACTGGGCATGAAGAACGAAGAGAAGCAGGCGTATGACTTCGGCTTCACCGCCACCACCAGTGACTTCACCCCGGCCGCCTTGCGCCAGGACGGTGTTCGCTAA
- a CDS encoding helix-turn-helix transcriptional regulator — protein sequence MTDLSRIQGPASAVIPTLEARFYRPPLPDGYVLRPRLCERLSAGLEGRLLLVSAPAGFGKSSLAVEFCQSLPAHWQSLWLGLSPRDNDPGRFLERLLDGLQQYFPQLGAQSLGLLKMRQRHQPFAFEEWLDGLLDELTLHLSTRAPILLVLDDYHLAQGPVLDRCLQFFLNHLPDGLLVMVTSRQRPDWHLARLRLSRHLLELHEHDLRLTHDESLAVLDRHSNSLRGEALDNLIRRSEGWVAGLRFWLLAISEAGDEAVLPQHLHGGEGLIRDYLLEEVIDCLPVEVQAFLYDTAPQDRFCSELCDAVREAHDSAEILGYLQAHQVFLVPLDEQGHWYRYHHLFSDLLRTRRASNATLPIASLHLRACRWFNAQGLIDEAVEQALRAGHLDVAANLVQNLSEEQLLAEQNVGMLLRWKMDLPDSLLISTPRLIVLYSWALGLACQLDAAEELSGYLSRFLPAPSATAQKSMLAQWLALSGIIARGRGDRELTQRYCSEALESLPHKRYGQRLMCLSTLSNLAIVDADLWRARGLNRESLELAQRVGNPLFEALAHYDRARVLQARGEILRSLDEVRQGLQRLQGLAPQRLYAVRARLSLYEGYLLLVRYQPEAGLARLRAGLSEARACRDISVLIGHCVIASFEGRRGDFPKAFAELAEAERLMHIWDVPPIYYLAMITLIKCELWLAQGRTDLADAWLARLGQTYNGEHAAAAPEFHPHLPQHIGLQQAALDATRHQPAAALERLEDLAQQAHNSGRQMIALMALTQQACLLLESGQEAKARPIVVKALEAAAGGALQPFQRLLERYPDWMREQLGKDPHGLLNQSLLALLPAVADAPAAPSHETLSTRELAVLQLIAQGCSNQEISNQLFISLHTVKTHASHINSKLGVERRTQAVARAKSMGLLA from the coding sequence ATGACTGATCTGTCCCGAATCCAAGGGCCTGCAAGTGCTGTGATTCCGACGCTGGAAGCGCGCTTCTACAGGCCTCCGTTGCCTGACGGCTATGTGCTGCGCCCACGCCTGTGCGAGCGGCTGAGCGCCGGGCTGGAAGGCCGGCTGTTACTGGTCAGCGCCCCGGCCGGGTTCGGCAAGAGTTCGTTGGCGGTGGAGTTCTGCCAGAGCCTGCCCGCCCATTGGCAAAGCCTGTGGTTGGGTTTGAGCCCTCGGGATAACGACCCCGGCCGCTTCCTCGAGCGCCTGCTCGACGGTTTACAACAATACTTCCCACAACTCGGCGCCCAGTCCCTGGGCCTGCTGAAAATGCGCCAGCGTCACCAACCCTTTGCCTTTGAAGAGTGGCTTGATGGCTTGCTCGATGAGCTGACGCTGCACTTGTCCACGCGCGCGCCGATATTGCTGGTGCTGGATGACTACCACCTGGCCCAGGGCCCGGTGCTGGATCGCTGCCTGCAATTTTTCCTCAACCATTTGCCCGATGGGCTGCTGGTCATGGTCACCAGCCGCCAACGTCCGGACTGGCATCTGGCGCGACTGCGGTTGTCGCGGCACCTGCTGGAGCTGCACGAACACGACCTGCGCCTGACCCATGACGAGTCGCTGGCGGTGTTGGACCGGCACAGCAACTCGCTGCGCGGCGAGGCCCTGGATAACTTGATTCGTCGTAGTGAGGGCTGGGTGGCCGGCCTGCGTTTCTGGTTGCTGGCCATCTCCGAAGCCGGCGATGAGGCCGTGTTGCCGCAACACTTGCACGGCGGCGAAGGGCTGATTCGCGATTATTTGCTGGAAGAGGTCATCGACTGTCTGCCGGTTGAAGTGCAAGCCTTTTTGTACGACACCGCCCCTCAGGATCGTTTCTGCAGTGAGCTGTGCGACGCCGTGCGCGAGGCCCACGACAGCGCTGAAATCCTCGGGTATTTGCAGGCCCACCAAGTGTTTCTGGTGCCGCTGGACGAGCAGGGCCACTGGTATCGCTACCACCATCTGTTTTCCGACTTGCTGCGCACCCGCCGTGCCAGCAATGCCACGTTGCCGATTGCCAGCCTGCACCTGCGGGCCTGCCGCTGGTTCAACGCCCAGGGTTTGATTGACGAGGCGGTGGAGCAGGCGTTGCGCGCCGGCCACCTGGATGTGGCGGCGAACCTGGTGCAAAACCTGTCGGAGGAGCAACTGCTCGCCGAACAGAATGTCGGCATGCTGTTGCGTTGGAAGATGGACTTGCCCGATAGCCTGCTGATCAGCACGCCGCGGTTGATCGTGCTCTACAGCTGGGCGTTGGGGCTGGCCTGCCAGTTGGATGCGGCAGAAGAGTTGTCCGGCTATCTCAGTCGCTTCCTGCCGGCGCCGTCGGCCACTGCGCAAAAATCGATGCTGGCGCAATGGCTGGCGCTGAGCGGGATCATCGCTCGCGGCCGAGGCGATCGCGAGTTGACCCAGCGCTATTGCAGCGAGGCGTTGGAAAGCTTGCCGCACAAGCGTTACGGCCAGCGCCTGATGTGTTTGTCGACCCTGTCCAACCTGGCCATCGTCGACGCTGATCTGTGGCGCGCCCGTGGCCTGAACCGCGAATCCCTGGAGTTGGCCCAGCGCGTCGGCAACCCGCTTTTCGAAGCGTTGGCCCACTATGATCGGGCGCGTGTCCTACAAGCGCGCGGCGAAATCCTGCGTTCTCTGGATGAAGTGCGCCAAGGCTTGCAGCGCTTGCAGGGCCTGGCGCCCCAACGCCTGTACGCCGTGCGTGCGCGGTTATCGCTCTACGAAGGTTATTTGCTGCTGGTGCGTTACCAGCCCGAGGCCGGCCTTGCGCGCTTACGCGCCGGCTTGAGCGAGGCCCGCGCCTGCCGGGATATCAGTGTGTTGATCGGGCATTGCGTCATCGCCAGCTTTGAAGGACGGCGTGGCGATTTTCCGAAAGCCTTCGCCGAACTCGCCGAAGCCGAGCGCTTGATGCATATCTGGGATGTGCCGCCGATTTACTACCTGGCGATGATCACCCTGATCAAATGCGAGCTGTGGCTGGCCCAGGGTCGCACTGACCTGGCTGACGCCTGGCTGGCGCGGTTGGGCCAAACCTACAACGGCGAGCACGCCGCGGCCGCCCCGGAGTTTCACCCACACCTGCCGCAACACATCGGGCTGCAACAGGCCGCGCTGGATGCGACTCGGCATCAGCCCGCCGCCGCATTGGAGCGCCTCGAAGACCTGGCGCAACAGGCGCATAACAGTGGGCGCCAGATGATTGCCCTGATGGCGCTGACCCAGCAGGCGTGTTTACTGCTGGAGAGTGGCCAGGAAGCCAAGGCGCGGCCGATAGTCGTTAAGGCCCTTGAAGCCGCCGCCGGTGGTGCGTTACAGCCGTTCCAGCGCCTGCTGGAACGTTACCCGGACTGGATGCGTGAGCAACTGGGCAAAGACCCCCATGGTTTGCTGAACCAGAGTCTGTTGGCGCTGTTGCCGGCAGTCGCTGACGCGCCGGCGGCGCCCAGCCACGAAACGCTGAGCACCCGCGAATTGGCGGTGCTGCAACTGATCGCCCAAGGCTGTTCGAACCAGGAAATCAGCAATCAGTTGTTCATTTCCCTGCACACGGTGAAGACCCACGCCAGCCATATCAACAGCAAGTTGGGCGTGGAGCGTCGCACCCAGGCGGTAGCGCGGGCCAAGTCGATGGGCTTGCTGGCCTGA
- a CDS encoding PqiC family protein, translating to MTRPLNITLIAALVLLAACRSEPIAFHTLTPAHWNNATQAQASDIRIESISVPPQVDRAQIVIRQGDSGVAILDTQWWAASLADELKTALVDQLANRHARQAVSLRVEVQRFDSVPGQYALLDVRWRLRPTSGGDRPPLTCRSTLQTPAGPSIDDLVVAHQHNLKRFAALIGQAADTSLKACPTAR from the coding sequence ATGACCCGTCCCTTGAACATCACGCTGATTGCCGCACTGGTGCTACTCGCGGCGTGTCGCAGTGAGCCGATTGCATTCCACACCCTGACGCCGGCGCACTGGAATAACGCGACCCAAGCGCAGGCGAGCGATATTCGCATTGAAAGCATCAGCGTGCCGCCACAGGTTGACCGGGCGCAGATCGTGATTCGTCAGGGCGACAGTGGCGTGGCGATTCTGGACACCCAGTGGTGGGCCGCCAGCCTGGCCGATGAGCTGAAAACTGCGCTGGTGGATCAACTGGCGAACCGTCATGCGCGGCAAGCCGTGTCGTTGCGCGTTGAGGTTCAACGTTTTGACTCGGTGCCCGGGCAATATGCGCTGCTCGACGTGCGCTGGCGCCTGAGGCCAACCAGCGGCGGTGACCGCCCGCCGTTGACCTGCCGCTCCACCTTGCAGACGCCCGCAGGCCCGAGCATCGACGACCTGGTGGTGGCGCACCAGCACAACCTCAAACGCTTCGCCGCCCTGATCGGCCAGGCGGCGGACACGTCCCTCAAAGCGTGTCCGACCGCGCGGTAG
- a CDS encoding PqiB family protein, whose protein sequence is MSSPNTDTPVGSPAIKTRRFSVSLVWIVPIVAVLVGISLVVHSVLQQGPTIVLNFKTGSGLVANKTEVKYRNVVIGQVSDVALSDDQKSVNATIKLAKQAESFTREDSKFWVVRPRIGAGGVSGIDTLLSGDYIGADIGQSDTRAKHFKGLENPPPITYGEPGKRFTLHTQSLGSLGIGSPVYYRKISVGQVVAYELDDDGKGVNIEVFVHAPNDVYVTENTRFWNASGIDLSVGANGFALKTESLSSMLAGGIAFQAPPYSPNDKPAAEDHVYELFDDQQSALAPPNGKGQYMALRFDQALRGLKVGAPVEFLGVEFGKVVSINLDYDAKKRSFPINVGIVIYPQLLGEANTKLLKATNHDPNDEAGGVRLMGTFIENGLRAQARSGSLLTGQLYIALDFFPKADKVAFDPSLRPVNIPTIPGNLEQLQEKLEGIVNKLNQLPIERIAGNLDSSLVELRKGLAQFNAKTLPGVQTTLGDVSKTLQSANSTLAEDSPQREQLTQTLDELARMSRSLRELSDYLGRHPESLIRGRPDNAAPLDLQGPPRK, encoded by the coding sequence ATGAGCTCACCCAACACTGATACCCCGGTCGGCTCACCCGCGATCAAGACCCGACGTTTCAGCGTTTCGCTGGTGTGGATCGTGCCGATTGTAGCGGTGCTGGTGGGCATTTCGCTGGTGGTTCACAGCGTGCTGCAACAGGGGCCGACCATCGTCCTCAATTTCAAGACCGGCAGTGGCTTGGTCGCCAACAAAACCGAGGTCAAATATCGCAACGTGGTAATCGGCCAGGTCTCTGACGTGGCCTTGAGTGACGACCAGAAAAGCGTCAACGCCACGATCAAGCTGGCCAAGCAAGCGGAAAGCTTCACCCGCGAAGACTCAAAATTCTGGGTTGTCCGCCCGCGCATCGGCGCCGGTGGCGTGTCCGGCATCGACACCTTGCTGTCCGGCGACTACATCGGTGCCGACATCGGCCAGTCCGACACCCGCGCCAAACACTTCAAAGGCTTGGAAAACCCGCCGCCCATCACCTATGGCGAACCGGGCAAACGCTTTACCCTGCATACCCAGAGCCTGGGTTCACTGGGCATCGGCTCGCCGGTTTATTACCGCAAAATTTCAGTCGGCCAGGTGGTGGCCTATGAGCTGGATGACGACGGCAAAGGCGTGAATATCGAAGTCTTCGTGCATGCGCCCAATGATGTGTATGTCACCGAAAACACGCGCTTCTGGAACGCCAGTGGTATCGACCTGAGCGTCGGCGCCAATGGCTTCGCGCTGAAAACCGAGTCGCTGTCGTCGATGCTGGCGGGAGGCATCGCTTTCCAGGCGCCGCCCTACAGCCCCAACGACAAACCGGCCGCTGAAGATCACGTCTATGAGCTGTTCGACGACCAGCAAAGCGCCCTCGCCCCGCCCAATGGCAAAGGGCAATATATGGCCTTGCGGTTTGATCAGGCCCTGCGCGGCCTGAAAGTCGGAGCACCGGTGGAATTCCTCGGCGTCGAGTTCGGCAAAGTGGTGTCAATCAACCTCGATTACGATGCGAAGAAACGCAGCTTTCCGATCAACGTCGGCATCGTGATTTATCCGCAATTGCTTGGGGAAGCCAACACCAAGCTGCTCAAGGCCACCAATCATGACCCCAACGACGAAGCGGGAGGCGTTCGCTTGATGGGCACGTTTATCGAAAACGGCCTGCGTGCCCAGGCGCGCAGCGGCAGCCTGCTGACCGGCCAACTGTATATCGCCCTGGATTTCTTCCCGAAAGCCGACAAAGTTGCGTTTGACCCGAGCCTGCGCCCAGTCAACATTCCGACCATTCCCGGCAACCTGGAACAACTGCAGGAAAAACTCGAAGGCATCGTCAACAAGCTCAACCAACTGCCGATCGAGCGCATTGCGGGCAACCTCGACAGCAGCCTGGTCGAGCTGCGCAAAGGGCTCGCCCAGTTCAACGCGAAAACCCTGCCCGGCGTGCAGACCACGCTGGGTGACGTGAGCAAGACGCTGCAATCGGCCAACTCGACCCTGGCCGAAGACTCGCCGCAACGTGAACAACTGACTCAAACCCTGGATGAACTGGCACGCATGTCGCGCTCCTTGCGCGAACTGTCGGACTACCTCGGTCGCCATCCGGAATCACTGATTCGCGGTCGCCCCGACAACGCCGCGCCACTGGACCTGCAAGGGCCACCTCGCAAATGA
- a CDS encoding paraquat-inducible protein A, whose product MNSPPTARELNLCLCHTCGLSCDMRDEPSECERCGAPLHRRKIHSLTRTWAYMLTALAFYIPANLLPVMNTTMFGSGADSTIMSGVLEFWQHGAWDIALIIFIASIAVPGIKFVSLTLLLVSVQRNSLWARKERSKLFRFVELIGYWSMLDVIVVALVAALVKFQALGTIEPRLGILFFGLVVVFTMLAAMSFDPRLIWENPANEETSDELTQH is encoded by the coding sequence ATGAATTCGCCTCCGACCGCCCGCGAGCTGAACCTGTGCCTATGCCACACCTGCGGCCTGTCGTGCGACATGCGCGACGAGCCCAGCGAGTGCGAGCGCTGCGGCGCGCCGCTGCACCGGCGCAAGATTCATTCACTGACGCGCACCTGGGCCTATATGCTCACGGCGCTCGCGTTTTATATCCCGGCGAATCTGTTGCCGGTGATGAACACAACGATGTTCGGTTCGGGGGCGGACAGCACCATCATGAGCGGCGTACTGGAGTTCTGGCAGCACGGCGCCTGGGATATCGCCCTGATCATTTTCATTGCCAGTATTGCGGTGCCCGGGATCAAGTTCGTGTCGTTGACACTGCTGCTGGTCAGCGTGCAGCGCAACAGCCTGTGGGCGCGCAAGGAGCGCTCGAAGCTGTTTCGGTTTGTCGAGCTGATCGGCTACTGGTCGATGCTCGATGTGATTGTGGTCGCGCTGGTGGCCGCACTGGTGAAATTCCAGGCACTGGGCACCATTGAGCCGCGTTTGGGCATTCTGTTTTTTGGCCTGGTGGTGGTCTTCACGATGCTGGCAGCCATGAGTTTTGATCCACGGCTGATCTGGGAAAACCCAGCCAATGAGGAGACCTCGGATGAGCTCACCCAACACTGA
- a CDS encoding paraquat-inducible protein A, producing the protein MANQRVICEHCDCVYEKVTLARHQKALCTRCAGVLQRYNGLSVQQRLALTITAAVLWTFANFYPVMSISLQGLKSSATLWDSVVALSLGPITFIALVAAISIIIAPVFQLLLLIWVLSFALSGRRSPAFKLCMRWLEALRPWSMLEVCLLGSMVAVFKLAGMLDVIPGTGLFALAALALLLIRIAGRDVRDLWDTV; encoded by the coding sequence ATGGCGAATCAACGGGTCATCTGCGAACACTGCGATTGCGTGTACGAAAAGGTCACGCTCGCCAGACATCAAAAAGCCCTGTGCACCCGCTGTGCCGGCGTGCTGCAACGCTACAACGGATTGTCAGTGCAACAGCGACTCGCGCTGACGATCACGGCGGCCGTATTGTGGACCTTCGCCAACTTTTACCCGGTGATGAGCATCAGCCTGCAAGGCTTGAAAAGTAGCGCGACCCTGTGGGATTCGGTGGTTGCGTTGAGCCTCGGGCCGATCACCTTCATTGCGTTGGTGGCGGCGATTTCCATCATCATCGCGCCCGTGTTTCAGCTGCTGTTGCTGATCTGGGTGTTGAGTTTCGCCTTGTCCGGCAGGCGCTCACCGGCGTTCAAACTGTGCATGCGCTGGCTGGAAGCGCTCAGGCCGTGGAGCATGCTCGAAGTCTGCCTGCTGGGCTCGATGGTGGCCGTGTTCAAACTGGCCGGCATGCTCGACGTGATACCCGGCACCGGCCTGTTTGCCCTCGCCGCCCTGGCCCTGTTGCTGATCCGCATCGCCGGGCGCGATGTGCGCGACTTGTGGGACACCGTATGA
- a CDS encoding MBL fold metallo-hydrolase produces MNIEKAALIRETFPVGPLQCNCTIIGDPITKKAIVVDPGGNYELILARLDALGLKVVSIIHTHAHLDHFLASGQLKEKTGATLHLHKEDQFLWDNLEMQCQMFRVPYTPVPPPDRWLEDEEELACGCGVALHTPGHTPGSMSFWFADARLLIAGDTLFKRGVGRTDLWGGDQATIVRSIKQRLYTLDEGATVVTGHGPDTRLGDEMRENPFVRA; encoded by the coding sequence ATGAATATCGAAAAAGCCGCGCTGATCCGCGAAACCTTCCCGGTCGGCCCGTTGCAGTGCAACTGCACCATTATCGGTGACCCGATCACCAAAAAGGCCATCGTGGTCGACCCAGGCGGCAATTACGAGCTGATCCTGGCACGCCTCGACGCGCTGGGTTTGAAGGTGGTGAGCATCATCCACACCCATGCGCACCTCGATCACTTCCTGGCGTCCGGCCAGTTGAAAGAGAAAACCGGTGCCACCCTGCATTTGCACAAGGAGGATCAATTCCTCTGGGACAACCTGGAAATGCAGTGCCAGATGTTCCGTGTGCCCTACACACCAGTGCCGCCGCCGGATCGCTGGCTGGAAGATGAAGAAGAGTTGGCCTGCGGTTGTGGGGTGGCGCTGCATACGCCGGGGCACACACCGGGCTCGATGAGCTTCTGGTTTGCCGATGCCAGGTTATTGATTGCCGGAGACACCTTGTTCAAGCGCGGCGTGGGCCGTACGGACCTGTGGGGCGGCGACCAGGCGACCATCGTGCGTTCGATCAAGCAGCGTTTGTATACCCTGGATGAGGGCGCAACCGTGGTGACCGGGCATGGGCCGGACACGCGTCTTGGCGATGAAATGCGTGAAAATCCGTTCGTAAGGGCGTAG
- a CDS encoding OmpA family protein gives MFTSRRLLVVATAVALLSGCASPNPYDGSQGQANGSSGISNTAKYGGLAALAGGLAGAAIDHNNRGKGALIGAAVAGLGGAGYGYYADQQEKKLRASMANTGVEVQRQGDQIKLIMPGNITFATNSADIAGSFYTPLNNLANSLKQFNQNTIQIVGYTDSTGSRQLNMDLSQRRAQSVANYLTSQGVSPTNLSARGAGPDNPIASNADVNGRAQNRRVEVNLGPIPGQQYGQPGQQQQQQQAPQQNNQFQGNPYQQYQ, from the coding sequence ATGTTCACTTCGCGTCGTCTGCTTGTCGTTGCCACGGCTGTTGCCTTGTTGTCCGGCTGTGCGTCTCCTAACCCTTATGATGGTAGCCAAGGACAGGCAAACGGCTCATCGGGCATTAGCAACACCGCCAAATACGGTGGCCTGGCTGCATTGGCCGGTGGCCTGGCCGGTGCCGCGATCGACCACAATAACCGTGGCAAGGGCGCCCTGATTGGTGCTGCCGTCGCGGGCCTGGGTGGTGCGGGCTATGGCTACTACGCCGACCAGCAGGAAAAGAAACTGCGGGCCAGCATGGCCAATACCGGGGTGGAAGTTCAGCGCCAGGGCGACCAGATCAAGCTGATCATGCCGGGTAACATCACCTTTGCTACCAACTCGGCGGACATTGCCGGCAGTTTCTACACGCCGCTGAACAACCTGGCCAACTCGCTCAAGCAGTTCAACCAGAACACTATCCAGATCGTCGGCTACACCGACAGCACCGGTAGCCGCCAGTTGAACATGGACCTGTCCCAGCGTCGTGCGCAAAGCGTGGCCAACTACCTGACCTCCCAAGGTGTCAGCCCGACCAACCTGAGTGCACGCGGCGCTGGCCCGGATAACCCGATTGCCAGCAACGCCGATGTGAATGGTCGTGCCCAGAACCGTCGCGTGGAGGTTAACCTCGGCCCGATTCCTGGTCAGCAATACGGTCAGCCTGGGCAACAGCAGCAACAGCAACAGGCGCCTCAACAGAACAATCAGTTCCAGGGCAACCCGTACCAGCAGTACCAGTAA